The following are encoded together in the Lactuca sativa cultivar Salinas chromosome 1, Lsat_Salinas_v11, whole genome shotgun sequence genome:
- the LOC111878956 gene encoding annexin-like protein RJ4 has translation MATIVTVEDAYPGVDAELLKKACHGWGTDEKAVIAILAHRNATQRKLIREAYQDMYDEDLVKRLEHELSGDFERAVYRWNLDPADRNAVLASVALRKEHRDYRVIIELSCTLSPEELFDVKRAYQCRYKRSLEEDIASHTSDDLRKLLVGLVSIHRYQGDEVNLKLAKSESIILRNAIEEKTLNHEEILRIITTRSKPQLMATLNHYKDEHGCSMTKHLKDDRDNGYTKTLRTTIRCMSDPIKYFEKVIRNAIKSSGTNEDALTRVIVTRAEKDLQIIMEQYHKRNSVPLDQAITKETSGHYKRFLLALLGKDD, from the exons ATGGCCACCATCGTAACCGTTGAAGATGCTTATCCTGGTGTCGATGCTGAGCTTCTTAAAAAGGCCTGCCATG GATGGGGAACGGATGAAAAAGCTGTAATAGCGATTCTGGCACATCGAAATGCTACTCAAAGGAAACTGATAAGGGAGGCTTACCAAGATATGTATGACGAGGATCTTGTGAAGAGGCTTGAACATGAGTTATCTGGTGATTTTGAG AGAGCAGTGTACCGATGGAATTTGGACCCTGCAGATCGGAATGCAGTGCTAGCAAGTGTAGCTCTACGTAAGGAGCACCGCGATTATAGAGTGATCATTGAACTGTCGTGCACTCTTTCTCCGGAGGAGCTTTTTGATGTCAAGCGAGCCTATCAATGCCGCTACAAGCGTTCTTTGGAAGAAGACATTGCTTCGCATACTTCTGACGATCTCCGAAAG TTACTTGTAGGTTTGGTGAGCATACATAGGTATCAAGGTGATGAAGTGAACTTGAAATTGGCAAAGTCTGAGTCGATCATTCTTCGTAATGCCATTGAAGAGAAAACATTAAACCATGAAGAAATCCTCCGAATTATCACCACAAGGAGCAAGCCGCAACTCATGGCTACTTTGAATCACTACAAAGATGAACATGGTTGCAGTATGACCAAG CACTTGAAGGATGATCGAGACAATGGGTACACAAAAACACTACGTACCACGATTAGATGTATGAGTGACCCGATTAAGTACTTTGAAAAG GTGATCCGTAATGCAATTAAAAGTAGTGGGACTAACGAGGATGCACTAACTCGGGTAATCGTTACACGAGCTGAGAAAGATCTACAGATTATCATGGAGCAATATCACAAGAGGAACAGTGTGCCACTTGATCAAGCTATCACAAAGGAAACTTCAGGTCATTATAAGAGGTTCCTTCTTGCGCTACTTGGGAAGGATGATTAG